In the Egibacteraceae bacterium genome, one interval contains:
- a CDS encoding NAD(P)H-dependent glycerol-3-phosphate dehydrogenase, with protein sequence MGNIAVMGAGSWGTAFAMVCCDAGEDVVLWARRQNVADEVAGEHRNTSYLGHLPLPEGLRATADPEEALDGAEVVVVAVPSHALRASLQQWSPVVPRTAVYVSLIKGIELDSHQRASQVIREVLDLPYDRVVVLSGPNLARECAQRLPSGSVAAAAEPAVAKRVQAMSHTDYFRVYTNPDLVGVELAGAVKNPMALAAGMADGMGFGDNTKAMLVTRGLAEMTRLGVAQGGNPLTFSGLAGMGDLVATCMSSHSRNRHVGDQLGRGRSLGEVIAEMNMVAEGVKSSKALAEIATAHGVEMPILEHVVKVVHEGMDVRDMVRALMGREPKAEFHGQGTAVAG encoded by the coding sequence GTGGGCAACATCGCGGTGATGGGCGCCGGGTCGTGGGGCACCGCGTTCGCGATGGTCTGCTGCGACGCCGGAGAGGACGTCGTGCTCTGGGCACGCCGTCAAAACGTGGCCGACGAGGTGGCCGGCGAGCATCGCAACACCTCCTACCTCGGGCATCTTCCGCTGCCCGAGGGCCTGCGGGCGACCGCCGACCCGGAGGAGGCCCTCGACGGGGCCGAAGTGGTCGTCGTGGCGGTGCCGAGCCACGCGCTGCGGGCCTCGCTGCAGCAGTGGTCTCCGGTCGTCCCGCGCACCGCCGTCTACGTGAGCCTCATCAAGGGCATCGAGCTCGACAGCCACCAGCGCGCGAGCCAGGTGATCCGCGAGGTCCTCGACCTGCCCTACGACCGCGTCGTCGTGCTTAGCGGGCCGAACCTCGCCCGCGAGTGCGCGCAGCGGCTGCCGAGCGGCAGCGTGGCGGCCGCCGCCGAGCCGGCGGTGGCCAAGCGCGTGCAGGCGATGAGCCACACCGACTACTTCCGGGTCTACACCAACCCCGACCTCGTGGGCGTGGAGCTCGCCGGGGCGGTGAAGAACCCCATGGCGCTCGCCGCCGGCATGGCCGACGGCATGGGGTTCGGTGACAACACCAAGGCGATGCTCGTCACCCGGGGGCTGGCCGAGATGACGCGTCTCGGCGTCGCGCAGGGCGGCAACCCCCTCACCTTCTCCGGGCTCGCGGGCATGGGCGACCTCGTCGCCACGTGCATGAGCAGCCACTCGCGCAACCGTCACGTCGGCGACCAGCTCGGCCGGGGCCGGTCGCTCGGCGAGGTGATCGCCGAGATGAACATGGTCGCCGAGGGCGTGAAGTCGTCGAAGGCGCTCGCGGAGATCGCAACCGCGCACGGCGTGGAGATGCCGATCCTCGAGCACGTGGTGAAGGTTGTCCACGAGGGCATGGACGTGCGCGACATGGTCCGCGCCCTCATGGGCCGGGAGCCGAAGGCGGAGTTTCACGGCCAGGGGACGGCGGTAGCCGGGTGA
- a CDS encoding D-alanine--D-alanine ligase family protein — MTAALTRVLVLFGGRSSEHEVSCLSARSVLSALDRSRYLVTTVGITRDGRWTLVDGVADTPEGVLPSVPDDGDTVALVPTRKGPRLVRFADAFAGEELGPVDVCFPVLHGPYGEDGTVQGLLASYGVPYVGADVASSAIGIDKRQMKNVFTARGLPQVAYRAVRRRAWEEDQAAVVAQIEDGLDYPVFTKPARQGSSIGICRCSDRGQLVAGITEAFSYDRVAVVEQALAGVRELECGVLGNADVAVTPPGEVITHHEFYDFTAKYLDAVDLRCPADVPDEVRRICMHYARRAYLAIGARGMARVDFFYVEDAGQVYVNEINTIPGFTPASMFPAVWAAVGCDYSQLVSRLLDLALEAARWEARYAP, encoded by the coding sequence GTGACCGCGGCGCTCACCCGTGTGCTGGTGCTCTTCGGCGGCCGCTCCAGCGAGCACGAGGTCTCGTGCCTGTCCGCCCGCTCGGTGCTCTCCGCGCTCGACCGCAGCCGCTACCTCGTGACGACCGTCGGCATCACCCGCGACGGCCGCTGGACCCTGGTGGACGGCGTCGCCGACACCCCTGAGGGGGTGCTGCCCTCCGTGCCCGACGACGGCGACACCGTCGCCCTCGTCCCCACCCGAAAGGGTCCCCGGCTGGTGCGCTTCGCCGACGCGTTCGCCGGCGAGGAGCTCGGCCCGGTCGACGTGTGCTTCCCCGTCCTGCACGGACCGTACGGGGAGGACGGGACCGTGCAGGGGCTGCTCGCGAGCTACGGGGTGCCCTATGTCGGCGCCGACGTCGCATCGAGCGCCATCGGCATCGACAAGCGCCAGATGAAGAACGTGTTCACCGCCCGGGGTCTGCCGCAGGTCGCCTACCGCGCGGTGCGCCGGCGTGCGTGGGAGGAGGACCAAGCCGCGGTCGTCGCGCAGATCGAGGACGGCCTCGACTATCCGGTGTTCACGAAGCCGGCGCGGCAGGGGTCGTCCATCGGCATCTGCAGGTGCAGCGACCGCGGGCAGCTCGTCGCGGGCATCACCGAGGCGTTCTCCTACGACCGGGTCGCCGTCGTCGAGCAGGCCCTGGCGGGGGTGCGGGAGCTGGAGTGCGGCGTGCTCGGCAACGCCGACGTCGCGGTGACCCCGCCGGGGGAGGTCATCACGCATCACGAGTTCTACGACTTCACGGCGAAGTACCTCGACGCCGTCGACCTGCGCTGCCCCGCCGACGTGCCCGACGAGGTGCGCCGCATCTGCATGCACTACGCCCGCCGCGCCTACCTCGCGATCGGTGCGCGGGGCATGGCCCGCGTCGACTTCTTCTACGTCGAGGACGCCGGCCAGGTCTACGTCAACGAGATCAACACGATCCCGGGGTTCACGCCCGCCTCGATGTTCCCGGCGGTGTGGGCGGCCGTCGGCTGCGACTACTCCCAGCTGGTCAGCCGGCTGCTCGACCTCGCGCTCGAAGCGGCGCGCTGGGAGGCCCGCTACGCCCCCTGA